One region of Drosophila kikkawai strain 14028-0561.14 chromosome 2R, DkikHiC1v2, whole genome shotgun sequence genomic DNA includes:
- the ste24b gene encoding CAAX prenyl protease 1 homolog codes for MAAYFWDDPIIVLYLMIAVLVLDNFWAVYLLLRELNVAYKVDKVPDVIQPFLPQELYDRMRIYKIHKGWLTIVNALITVVLLGVLELYFGFYAWLWGVAAKCALGEWMKHEACVSVIFVVMLSFYLWLKNLPAVLYDKICIRKLQQRPKPPWLVRLCQFTFELILGLIFTILMVVALVFTFIGLGLYAPLALYIQMVVITVTLILLIPIFIDPFMGRRVQLENGALRSALEALTRRAGFPMRQVHIIRVHDPNAGSNAFFYGSCCLKRIVIFDTLLLNKGQRDLSNLEPEEVGKGLSDTQVTAVVAHELGHWRHGHFYKALVTFQLHLALTILLFALVFPRGPIYQAVGFEPDLQPIIVGFLIIFGFVMTPYMTLINFGMLSMTRCFEYQADRYAFGLGYGPDLRLALLKLYADNLAFPVSDRCYSQWHHTHPTMLERLDRLSSL; via the exons ATGGCTGCATACTTCTGGGATGATCCCATAATAGTGCTCTACCTTATGATAGCTGTCCTGGTGCTGGACAATTTCTGGGCCGTGTATCTGCTGCTGCGCGAG CTTAATGTCGCCTACAAAGTAGATAAGGTTCCAGACGTGATCCAGCCGTTTTTGCCGCAGGAGCTCTACGACAGGATGCGTATCTACAAGATACACAAGGGCTGGCTCACGATTGTGAACGCACTGATTACTGTGGTCCTGCTGGGTGTGCTGGAGCTCTACTTTGGTTTCTACGCCTGGCTGTGGGGTGTGGCTGCAAAGTGTGCCCTGGGCGAATGGATGAAGCACGAGGCCTGCGTCTCCGTGATCTTTGTGGTGATGCTAAGTTTTTACCTCTGGCTAAAGAACCTGCCGGCCGTGTTGTACGACAAGATCTGTATAAGAAAATTGCAGCAGAGGCCAAAGCCACCGTGGCTGGTCAGACTCTGCCAATTCACATTCGAACTTATCCTGGGACTGATTTTCACCATTCTAATGGTGGTGGCGCTGGTCTTCACGTTCATAGGCTTGGGGCTGTACGCTCCGCTGGCTCTGTACATCCAAATGGTAGTCATTACGGTCACGTTAATCCTTCTGATACCGATTTTCATCGATCCGTTCATGGGCCGGCGTGTGCAGCTGGAAAATGGAGCTCTTCGCTCGGCACTGGAGGCGCTAACAAGACGTGCCGGTTTCCCCATGCGACAGGTTCACATCATCCGAGTTCACGATCCAAATGCGGGCAGCAATGCTTTTTTCTATGGCAGCTGTTGCCTCAAGAGGATCGTGATCTTCGATACCCTGTTGCTGAACAAAGGCCAAAGAGATTTATCGAATCTGGAGCCCGAGGAGGTCGGCAAAGGGCTGTCGGACACCCAGGTAACCGCTGTGGTGGCTCACGAACTGGGTCACTGGAGGCACGGCCACTTTTACAAGGCCCTCGTAACGTTCCAGCTGCACCTGGCACTTACCATCTTGCTGTTTGCCTTGGTTTTTCCCCGCGGACCCATCTACCAGGCTGTGGGATTCGAACCGGACTTGCAGCCCATCATCGTGGGATTCCTAATCATCTTCGGTTTCGTAATGACGCCCTACATGACCTTGATCAACTTCGGTATGCTGAGCATGACCCGCTGCTTCGAGTACCAAGCGGATAGGTATGCCTTCGGACTGGGATACGGACCGGATCTGCGCCTGGCGCTGCTCAAGCTGTATGCGGATAACCTGGCGTTTCCCGTATCGGACCGCTGTTACTCCCAGTGGCATCACACCCACCCCACCATGCTGGAGCGCCTGGATCGGCTCAGCAGCCTCTAA
- the LOC108076489 gene encoding uncharacterized protein isoform X1 gives MTSTQIATTCCRPITKLVVSIGSGETHIIYADDSARSFCTNPSWCTFRGGLMDLSLRSEPAGKDYFKETTAFLERHFGRKPTVRASQASQQRLVSLQLNALEAHSDGNVEEEEKKERIIWHSWLLEEVELPPSQSAAVIEWIAPRTESLKISHRSWHLQNCMAWRLIVSHKNELAKCYCQRIKRFMDKVNTLVDLEMELDESAANLTSQVPRLTENVLTATDVLKKLNELLDLQEKRNRRYKRQLKGEI, from the exons ATGACTAGCACACAAATTGCCACGACCTGCTGCAGGCCTATTACCAAATTGGTGGTCAGCATCGGCAGCGG CGAGACCCATATTATTTATGCAGATGACTCTGCTCGCTCTTTCTGCACGAACCCCTCCTGGTGTACCTTTCGTGGTGGATTAATGGATCTCAGCTTGAGGAGTGAACCCGCAGGCAAAGATTATTTCAAGGAAACCACGGCCTTCTTGGAGAGACATTTCGGAAGAAAGCCGACTGTGAGGGCCTCCCAGGCCAGCCAGCAGCGCCTTGTGTCGTTGCAGTTGAATGCCTTGGAGGCTCACAGTGATGGTAATgtagaggaggaggagaagaaggagcGGATCATCTGGCACAGCTGGCTCTTGGAGGAAGTGGAACTACCGCCCAGCCAAAGTGCGGCGGTTATAGAGTGGATAGCTCCCAGGACAGAATCTCTAAAGATTTCCCATCGTTCCTGGCACTTGCAGAACTGCATGGCCTGGCGCCTGATTGTAAGCCACAAGAATGAACTGGCCAAGTG CTACTGCCAGCGCATCAAACGATTCATGGACAAGGTCAACACTCTTGTCGACCTGGAAATGGAGCTGGATGAGTCCGCTGCGAATCTTACATCTCAGGTTCCCAGGTTGACCGAGAATGTATTGACCGCCACCGATGTGCTGAAGAAGCTGAACGAGCTTCTGGACCTCCAGGAGAAACGCAACCGACGTTACAAGCGCCAGTTGAAAGGCGAAATTTGA
- the ste24a gene encoding CAAX prenyl protease 1 homolog, translating to MMELDAETVLFSILALVVIENALEIYISLRQVKVYRSALKVPAELTSHMGEETFHKARKYGLDQENFGIFKAAVMDVGLFCMELYIGLIALIWQLSVEVVEHLNWDSKNEIIVSCVFVLISNVLSTFKGLPFKIYKTFVLEETHGFNKQTARFFAWDQLKGFLVTQVLMIPITAAIIFIVQRGGDNFFIWLWIFTGIISLVLLTVYPIFIAPLFDKYTPLEKGPLRQSIEDLAASLKFPLTKLFVVEGSKRSSHSNAYFYGLWNSKRIVLFDTLLLNKGKADDTDLSDDEKGKGCTDEEVLAVLGHELGHWKLGHVTKNIIIMQVHLFLMFLVFGNVFKYPPFYVAVGFAPGTRPILVGLLVVFTYVMAPYNAIMNFALTILSRRFEYQADEFAFKLGFAEQLGRALIKLNVDNLGFPVYDWLYSTWNHSHPTLLQRLNRLKELDESKKLN from the exons ATGATGGAATTGGACGCAGAAACGGTGCTTTTTAGCATTTTGGCTTTGGTTGTAATCGAGAATGCGCTGGAAATCTACATATCGCTGCGTCAG GTGAAAGTCTATCGCAGTGCACTGAAGGTGCCGGCGGAGCTGACGTCACACATGGGCGAGGAGACGTTCCACAAGGCGCGCAAATATGGTTTGGATCAGGAGAACTTTGGGATCTTCAAGGCGGCGGTCATGGACGTGGGCCTGTTTTGCATGGAACTGTACATTGGACTGATTGCCTTGATCTGGCAGCTGTCGGTAGAGGTGGTGGAGCATTTAAATTGGGATTCCAAGAACGAGATCATTGTGAGCTGCGTTTTCGTGCTGATCTCGAACGTGCTGAGCACGTTCAAGGGGCTTCCCTTCAAGATTTACAAGACATTTGTGCTGGAGGAGACACACGGCTTCAATAAGCAGACGGCGCGCTTCTTTGCCTGGGATCAGCTGAAGGGCTTCCTTGTCACCCAGGTCCTTATGATTCCCATCACGGCCGCAATCATCTTTATTGTACAGCGCGGTGGCGACAACTTCTTCATCTGGCTGTGGATATTCACCGGCATCATTTCGCTTGTCCTGCTCACTGTGTATCCGATTTTCATTGCTCCCCTATTCGACAAGTATACGCCGCTGGAGAAGGGCCCCTTGAGGCAGTCCATTGAGGATCTGGCCGCCTCGCTGAAGTTCCCGCTCACCAAGCTCTTTGTGGTGGAAGGATCGAAGCGCTCATCGCACAGTAATGCCTACTTTTACGGACTCTGGAACTCCAAGAGGATCGTGCTCTTCGACACTCTGCTGCTCAACAAGGGCAAAGCCGACGACACTGATCTCTCCGACGATGAGAAGGGCAAGGGCTGCACGGACGAGGAGGTGCTGGCCGTTTTAGGTCACGAGCTGGGCCACTGGAAACTTGGTCATGTGACCAAAAACATAATCATCATGCAGGTCCACTTGTTCCTGATGTTCTTGGTCTTCGGCAATGTATTCAAGTATCCTCCTTTCTACGTGGCCGTGGGATTCGCACCCGGCACTCGCCCCATTTTGGTGGGCTTGCTGGTTGTCTTCACCTACGTTATGGCCCCCTACAATGCCATCATGAACTTTGCCCTGACGATCTTGTCGCGTCGGTTTGAGTATCAGGCCGATGAGTTTGCCTTCAAGCTGGGCTTTGCTGAGCAGTTGGGCCGGGCACTCATCAAACTGAACGTGGACAACTTGGGCTTTCCCGTCTACGACTGGCTGTATTCCACCTGGAACCATTCGCATCCCACTCTGCTCCAGCGGCTGAATCGCCTGAAAGAGCTTGACGAAAGCAAGAAATTGAATTAG
- the Cbp53E gene encoding calbindin-32 isoform X2, with the protein MDSAAAAAAAKRVQIEKAHNFMRQYRDPESRELKKLSANQFMDVWAHYDKDGNGYIEGTELDGFLREFVSSANATDISPEAVTDTMLEELKSCFMEAYDDNQDGKIDIRELAQLLPMEENFLLLFRFDNPLESSVEFMKIWREYDTDNSGYIEADELKNFLRDLLKEAKKINDVSEDKLIEYTDTMLQVFDANKDGRLQLSEMAKLLPVKENFLCRQVFKGATKLTKEDIEKVFSLYDRDNSGTIENEELKGFLKDLLELVKKDDYDAQDLAAFEETIMRGVGTDKHGKISRKELTMILLTLAKMSPDEEE; encoded by the exons ATGGAttcagcagccgcagcagccgccgccaaGCGCGTTCAGATCGAGAAGGCCCACAACTTTATGAGGCAGTACCGTGATCCCGAGTCCAGGGAGCTCAAGAAGCTGTCGGCCAACCAGTTCATGGATGTCTGGGCCCATTACGACAAGGATG GCAATGGCTACATTGAGGGCACCGAGCTGGACGGCTTTCTGCGGGAGTTTGTGTCGAGTGCCAATGCCACAGACATTAGCCCGGAG GCTGTCACGGACACCATGCTCGAGGAGCTCAAGTCCTGCTTCATGGAGGCCTATGACGACAATCAGGATGGCAAAATCGATATCAGAGAG CTGGCTCAACTTTTGCCCATGGAGGAGAATTTCCTTTTGCTCTTCCGCTTCGATAATCCACTGGAGTCGAGCGTTGAATTCATGAAG ATCTGGCGTGAATACGACACTGACAACTCGGGTTACATTGAGGCGGATGAGCTGAAGAATTTCTTGCGCGATTTGCTCAAAGAGGCCAAAAAGATCAATGATGTGTCCGAGGATAAGCTCATTGAGTACACCGATACCATG CTCCAAGTATTCGATGCCAACAAGGACGGACGTTTGCAGCTGTCGGAAATGGCCAA ATTGCTTCCGGTTAAAGAGAACTTCCTTTGCCGTCAGGTGTTTAAG GGCGCCACAAAGTTGACCAAAGAAGATATAGAAAAGGTCTTTTCGCTCTACGATCGG GACAACAGTGGAACCATTGAAAACGAGGAACTCAAAGGCTTCCTTAAGGATCTCCTAGAGCTGGTCAAGAAG GACGACTACGATGCCCAGGATCTGGCTGCCTTTGAGGAGACCATCATGCGAGGAGTGGGCACCGACAAGCATGGCAAGATTTCGCGCAAGGAGCTGACCATGATCCTGCTGACACTGGCCAAAATGTCGCCAGACGAGGAGGAGTAA
- the LOC108076489 gene encoding uncharacterized protein isoform X2, producing MTSTQIATTCCRPITKLVVSIGSGETHIIYADDSARSFCTNPSWCTFRGGLMDLSLRSEPAGKDYFKETTAFLERHFGRKPTVRASQASQQRLVSLQLNALEAHSDGNVEEEEKKERIIWHSWLLEEVELPPSQSAAVIEWIAPRTESLKISHRSWHLQNCMAWRLIVSHKNELAKCASNDSWTRSTLLSTWKWSWMSPLRILHLRFPG from the exons ATGACTAGCACACAAATTGCCACGACCTGCTGCAGGCCTATTACCAAATTGGTGGTCAGCATCGGCAGCGG CGAGACCCATATTATTTATGCAGATGACTCTGCTCGCTCTTTCTGCACGAACCCCTCCTGGTGTACCTTTCGTGGTGGATTAATGGATCTCAGCTTGAGGAGTGAACCCGCAGGCAAAGATTATTTCAAGGAAACCACGGCCTTCTTGGAGAGACATTTCGGAAGAAAGCCGACTGTGAGGGCCTCCCAGGCCAGCCAGCAGCGCCTTGTGTCGTTGCAGTTGAATGCCTTGGAGGCTCACAGTGATGGTAATgtagaggaggaggagaagaaggagcGGATCATCTGGCACAGCTGGCTCTTGGAGGAAGTGGAACTACCGCCCAGCCAAAGTGCGGCGGTTATAGAGTGGATAGCTCCCAGGACAGAATCTCTAAAGATTTCCCATCGTTCCTGGCACTTGCAGAACTGCATGGCCTGGCGCCTGATTGTAAGCCACAAGAATGAACTGGCCAAGTG CGCATCAAACGATTCATGGACAAGGTCAACACTCTTGTCGACCTGGAAATGGAGCTGGATGAGTCCGCTGCGAATCTTACATCTCAGGTTCCCAGGTTGA
- the ste24c gene encoding CAAX prenyl protease 1 homolog, with protein MAFYDTWPKVDPLIILIILCLIVVVDRVWEMIITKRQQLVCMNAVMVPEELRGVIPPEIYYRARIYELHKTELVIWKHFIDLIITLLELCLGFYPFLWGLAAMTLKPLTSAEIWVSLIFVFYLTIYICLRFLPVLIYDKCLLELRYGLAGRFPWYLYLCVGILAIILSQLILLPVTAAIVFSVQILGFFFFLWFWLFWAVFTLLMVFFLPYCCIPCIGRQVVLPEGTALHAEVKRVCDWVGFPMNRVFIIRTRSMQYSNAYFYGSCCLKRIVIFDTLLLNKGKDPSELAPYEVGRGLTNVQVAGVVCHELGHWKHGHFYKATIIMKLHFLITMALFGLFFHCPQLYEAVGFEAGLCPIIVGFIIVLRFALTPYLTLANVLMLWNLRRFEYAADRFAHRMGYSIQLRMALVKIYADHMSFPVYDKCYAVWHHTHPTILERLEYQQKLDARAIRDLQRNA; from the exons ATGGCATTCTACGACACTTGGCCGAAGGTAGACCCTCTGATTATACTAATCATTCTGTGTCTGATCGTGGTAGTTGACCGCGTTTGGGAGATGATAATTACCAAGAGACAG CAACTGGTGTGCATGAATGCGGTGATGGTGCCGGAGGAGCTACGGGGCGTCATTCCCCCGGAGATATATTATCGGGCGCGCATCTATGAGCTGCACAAAACGGAGCTGGTGATCTGGAAgcattttattgatttgatCATCACACTGCTCGAGCTGTGCCTGGGCTTCTATCCCTTCCTCTGGGGCCTGGCCGCCATGACGCTGAAGCCACTCACCTCAGCGGAGATCTGGGTGAGCCTGATCTTCGTCTTCTATCTGACCATCTACATCTGTCTGCGGTTCCTGCCCGTGCTCATCTACGACAAGTGTCTGCTGGAGTTGCGCTATGGCCTAGCGGGCAGATTTCCGTGGTACCTCTACCTATGCGTGGGCATTCTGGCCATTATCCTAAGCCAGCTCATTCTGCTCCCTGTGACGGCGGCCATCGTGTTTAGCGTTCAGATACTTGGATTCTTCTTTTTCCTATGGTTCTGGCTCTTCTGGGCCGTGTTTACCCTGCTGATGGTCTTCTTCCTACCCTACTGCTGCATTCCGTGCATCGGAAGGCAGGTAGTCCTCCCAGAGGGCACTGCTCTTCACGCGGAGGTGAAGCGCGTCTGCGATTGGGTTGGCTTCCCCATGAACCGGGTGTTCATCATCCGGACCAGGTCGATGCAGTACAGCAATGCCTACTTCTATGGGAGCTGCTGCCTAAAGAGGATCGTGATCTTTGATACCCTGCTTCTGAACAAAGGAAAGGACCCGAGTGAGCTGGCTCCATATGAGGTAGGCCGAGGTCTGACCAACGTCCAGGTGGCGGGCGTGGTGTGCCACGAGCTGGGCCACTGGAAGCACGGCCACTTCTACAAGGCCACGATAATAATGAAGCTGCACTTCTTGATCACCATGGCTCTCTTCGGATTGTTTTTCCATTGTCCTCAGCTGTACGAGGCGGTGGGCTTTGAAGCCGGACTCTGTCCCATCATCGTTGGCTTCATCATAGTCCTGAGATTCGCCCTTACTCCGTACCTCACCCTGGCCAATGTGCTGATGCTGTGGAATCTACGGCGCTTTGAGTACGCTGCCGATCGCTTTGCCCACCGCATGGGATACTCCATCCAGCTAAGGATGGCCCTGGTCAAGATATATGCGGATCACATGAGCTTCCCGGTGTACGACAAATGCTACGCCGTGTGGCATCACACACATCCCACGATCCTCGAAAGATTGGAATATCAGCAGAAGCTGGATGCAAGGGCCATTCGGGACTTGCAGAGGAACGCTTAG
- the Cbp53E gene encoding calbindin-32 isoform X1, protein MDSAAAAAAAKRVQIEKAHNFMRQYRDPESRELKKLSANQFMDVWAHYDKDGNGYIEGTELDGFLREFVSSANATDISPEAVTDTMLEELKSCFMEAYDDNQDGKIDIRELAQLLPMEENFLLLFRFDNPLESSVEFMKIWREYDTDNSGYIEADELKNFLRDLLKEAKKINDVSEDKLIEYTDTMLQVFDANKDGRLQLSEMAKLLPVKENFLCRQVFKEGIDGATKLTKEDIEKVFSLYDRDNSGTIENEELKGFLKDLLELVKKDDYDAQDLAAFEETIMRGVGTDKHGKISRKELTMILLTLAKMSPDEEE, encoded by the exons ATGGAttcagcagccgcagcagccgccgccaaGCGCGTTCAGATCGAGAAGGCCCACAACTTTATGAGGCAGTACCGTGATCCCGAGTCCAGGGAGCTCAAGAAGCTGTCGGCCAACCAGTTCATGGATGTCTGGGCCCATTACGACAAGGATG GCAATGGCTACATTGAGGGCACCGAGCTGGACGGCTTTCTGCGGGAGTTTGTGTCGAGTGCCAATGCCACAGACATTAGCCCGGAG GCTGTCACGGACACCATGCTCGAGGAGCTCAAGTCCTGCTTCATGGAGGCCTATGACGACAATCAGGATGGCAAAATCGATATCAGAGAG CTGGCTCAACTTTTGCCCATGGAGGAGAATTTCCTTTTGCTCTTCCGCTTCGATAATCCACTGGAGTCGAGCGTTGAATTCATGAAG ATCTGGCGTGAATACGACACTGACAACTCGGGTTACATTGAGGCGGATGAGCTGAAGAATTTCTTGCGCGATTTGCTCAAAGAGGCCAAAAAGATCAATGATGTGTCCGAGGATAAGCTCATTGAGTACACCGATACCATG CTCCAAGTATTCGATGCCAACAAGGACGGACGTTTGCAGCTGTCGGAAATGGCCAA ATTGCTTCCGGTTAAAGAGAACTTCCTTTGCCGTCAGGTGTTTAAG GAGGGCATTGAT GGCGCCACAAAGTTGACCAAAGAAGATATAGAAAAGGTCTTTTCGCTCTACGATCGG GACAACAGTGGAACCATTGAAAACGAGGAACTCAAAGGCTTCCTTAAGGATCTCCTAGAGCTGGTCAAGAAG GACGACTACGATGCCCAGGATCTGGCTGCCTTTGAGGAGACCATCATGCGAGGAGTGGGCACCGACAAGCATGGCAAGATTTCGCGCAAGGAGCTGACCATGATCCTGCTGACACTGGCCAAAATGTCGCCAGACGAGGAGGAGTAA